A portion of the Deinococcus hopiensis KR-140 genome contains these proteins:
- a CDS encoding LutC/YkgG family protein produces the protein MTAEARLEILTRTNRAAGRAQDRFERVPVRPSVRDQWDIAEQFAEYAAEYRANVLRTTRAQLQQAIGDLLRGRGRVAVPQDLPAEWLPGGLAVIRDEPGVTDLRAVHSVVTGAAAAIAETGTVVLDHGAGQGRRALTLVPDHHICVVFERQVMDSVPEAAMHLRGSALRGQPMTWISGPSATSDIELSRVEGVHGPRVLDIILVREA, from the coding sequence ATGACCGCAGAAGCGAGGCTGGAGATCCTCACCCGCACCAACCGCGCGGCAGGACGCGCGCAGGACCGCTTTGAGCGTGTTCCCGTTCGTCCCTCCGTCCGGGATCAGTGGGACATCGCCGAGCAGTTCGCGGAATACGCGGCGGAATACCGCGCCAACGTCTTGCGTACGACGCGAGCGCAACTCCAGCAGGCCATCGGAGACCTGCTGAGGGGGCGTGGCCGTGTGGCCGTTCCGCAGGATCTGCCTGCTGAATGGCTGCCCGGAGGCCTTGCAGTCATCCGTGATGAACCGGGCGTCACCGACCTGAGGGCGGTGCATTCCGTTGTGACGGGAGCGGCGGCAGCCATCGCAGAGACGGGCACTGTCGTGCTCGACCATGGCGCTGGGCAAGGACGCCGGGCACTGACCCTGGTCCCCGACCATCACATCTGCGTCGTGTTTGAACGTCAGGTAATGGACAGCGTGCCAGAAGCGGCGATGCACCTTCGCGGCAGTGCGCTGCGCGGACAACCGATGACCTGGATCAGCGGCCCGAGCGCCACTTCAGACATTGAGCTCAGCCGTGTGGAGGGCGTGCACGGCCCCCGCGTGCTGGACATCATTCTCGTGCGGGAGGCGTGA